The following proteins come from a genomic window of Nitrospirota bacterium:
- a CDS encoding alkaline phosphatase family protein, giving the protein MKVKDILCVLLYPSGALLFILSLLSLPAVASEVDLERDLQSILEVSRSSAVKALEAVQSGAPSTDEVARIKTLAEDIKASYLLLQERFKLREESIRALGPKALERHQAMVARYIKGIEDYLGAVDALSPDSAVTHGQLDNLIALLDRIVKKKKQPLLGALPYKNTNYPSNVPSAAPPIQPAYKGGNRSISPDDLKDTAEAPLSAEIATLAQSLNWNPVSIYEWVKNTVDTEWYWGCMKGAEETLRQKSGNDCDQAALLVALLRASGFPSRYVRGTIEFYPDIESVKNLTGIDDPAVIAEFFQKTGIPFTPVIAGGRIANFQVEHIWVESHIPYANYRGALIDDHGKAWLGLDTSIKAAGYTYNSPAAIPPDISLAEIREGYLGSSQTLTPLEYTRAYLIERLSASHPDITYNDLLWTRSLVPEVMNIIPASMQFNQKKITHEYTALPEEIKHRVKVTAQAAGNELFSITLDAHALSNRKIVLTYEPESSEDHEIINAYGGLDNTPSYLVRLRPVLKVEDERLIVGRDGLPMGADYDLTIELVSPNGVERIANTYIAGNLSVIGFVAQKAVAPAEMAAEEKNAERLMYEEALRYIDRWNQSEDELASLLHLVLARPAPTVAVVGGVVDVTYLLDTPHGFEWKGVSIDAALRAASPLARRLLRDRDARHRLFMQLSALQGSALEHSIFQDDFQVESISTAKLFGIAQDTQPSAPLITITSTNIAAVLPTFPFDENIKDDIRNAVNQRLVVHIPQSALVYEDWSGTGYIKENPETGEAGYMLSGMLAGGMTAWGLDRWPEYYAERLSNPYSEPASYDPYSAYYIQKITETDLQKGTVGEPLSTDLQVVVFTKKMQPLKGVDVIFTVKAGGGKFSNGLTTMIVKTDYRGVASAQLTLGEKTSANPTYWREPGNIYSQQIGENIVSAAVLSSGTPIEKPFTAYAFPKKPYTLKSAHGDGVAGYILTFSGFVATSVEDAYGNPVANIPVQFEMLSALDQSGCDNPNQDTRQGVLVETGDPCIESAPTIGQCATQNSAIEEVTDSTGSAAVQVILGAIPGAHYPIRATYGAQSRTFTHTTYNFGNCWGTADPSSALLVQYVYPADQYGNNIDAAKVGTEIPVMAKINFINENETTKEILVRCGEDVFVCNKIVGSRTYDTVTEFTAASVTFSGQPGAPAGGGVYKGTYTLAPGKNEIVIDASAAIEVTRTLVCPSCKEATLLNTQSSSITMEVYGVDMQVDPLPTILTDESGHTQRDITIDYTVSPADYQALAAFVIISKDGDPTAFIPMKTAWGDTGGKDTATLSKGFWFDANSTYEVEVVLNPGTGVEIRSEKRKISVAEVTVSDDTGKTIKPKDGDEVRFGDGNRAAKRYYLDLKSAVLAESCDKLTGRIRVVDKNGEIIAAPGPDYSPSEYELDFSLSDGKCIVKVKDAGEAKQRFIISNLPKAALVDRPADFTDIAVLYGGIGNKLEIEIEGARRGIPIEPVGVIVIGVDGLRQDVLYPPDRQDVNDPYGNYYVDPAGLPGLGQLLVGSPQDPATQQYIMLPKVTAIFPSITLASWASIFTGKMPRETGILGNEFFARDLNFSVPQRFNNPAGIVSFDGGAFRGYSSILPFSSDFFIPYQSDWRVSASASGTPQNDVNILKPKTLFESINEIPEVRKYFSDKGGDPVVVASSHYARGAHWLTWDIEFRLGESELLDQASWDKLDDYLTGKYRDGVFGLLGRNKVPFSALTVWYIPGLDHKAHFFGLDGYRSYFISNTDMYIKKMVARLKELDEFDNKIFIIVADHGHTAMPTNMTYRDRNWLGVTVVKPAEISCKLKLNLADPLNPEDYTSAQKAELANNNLHIWELAEMLKSIGELGLAPYKVLAPKEIADLYKVKDRVTGKVIKLPYGAAERSDEADLIVGLNGPMAHVYVTNKSKLGNIAELLRLALSGHYPAEALKWWDMDGLDYLDLKETAVGRLKASSDKILVRVSGDYCVFGGVNDDGSPKCASVDPFVSSEYVNAWERTNGMNHTQRSGDIVLVMKDDMGDINQRYTTGVACKSWHGSLNRSDSYVPFIFAYPGGSKLEIDKILQKDTLCRTGYSNCKGNWNLTDIVNETISAQYQQED; this is encoded by the coding sequence GTGAAAGTAAAAGATATCTTATGCGTCCTGCTGTATCCTAGCGGTGCTCTTCTTTTCATTCTGTCCTTACTCTCTCTTCCTGCCGTCGCTTCGGAAGTTGATCTTGAGCGCGATCTCCAGAGCATTCTTGAAGTAAGCAGGAGCAGTGCGGTTAAGGCGCTCGAAGCAGTTCAGTCAGGCGCTCCTTCTACCGATGAAGTAGCCCGGATCAAAACTCTTGCCGAAGACATAAAGGCATCGTATCTATTGCTGCAGGAGCGCTTCAAACTGCGGGAGGAATCGATACGGGCGCTCGGGCCGAAGGCATTGGAGCGGCATCAGGCGATGGTCGCTCGCTATATCAAAGGCATTGAAGACTATCTCGGCGCGGTCGATGCCCTTTCGCCGGACAGCGCCGTCACGCACGGACAGCTCGACAACCTTATAGCACTTCTCGATCGGATCGTCAAAAAAAAGAAACAGCCTTTGCTGGGTGCGCTTCCGTACAAGAACACCAATTACCCGTCGAATGTGCCGAGTGCAGCCCCTCCTATACAGCCTGCGTATAAGGGCGGCAACAGGTCGATCAGTCCTGATGACCTGAAAGATACGGCCGAGGCGCCGCTCTCGGCCGAGATCGCGACGCTCGCCCAATCGCTGAACTGGAATCCGGTCTCGATCTACGAGTGGGTAAAGAATACGGTCGACACGGAATGGTACTGGGGCTGCATGAAGGGCGCGGAAGAGACATTGCGCCAGAAGAGCGGCAATGACTGCGACCAGGCTGCCTTGCTGGTCGCCTTGCTCCGGGCTTCCGGCTTCCCCTCGCGCTATGTGAGAGGGACCATCGAATTCTACCCTGACATCGAAAGCGTTAAGAACCTCACCGGCATCGATGATCCGGCAGTGATAGCGGAGTTCTTCCAGAAGACCGGCATTCCCTTCACTCCTGTCATTGCAGGAGGGAGAATCGCCAACTTCCAGGTAGAGCATATATGGGTCGAGAGCCATATCCCCTATGCCAATTACCGGGGTGCTCTTATTGATGATCATGGAAAAGCGTGGCTCGGCCTTGATACGAGCATAAAAGCAGCCGGATACACGTACAACAGTCCTGCTGCCATCCCGCCGGATATTTCCCTGGCAGAAATACGGGAGGGTTATCTGGGCTCGTCGCAGACACTGACGCCGCTCGAATACACGAGAGCGTATCTCATTGAACGCCTTTCAGCCTCGCATCCGGACATTACCTACAACGATCTGTTATGGACGAGAAGCCTCGTCCCGGAAGTGATGAATATCATTCCGGCAAGCATGCAGTTCAACCAGAAAAAGATAACCCACGAATACACCGCACTGCCTGAGGAGATAAAACATCGGGTAAAGGTTACTGCCCAAGCTGCGGGCAATGAGCTCTTCAGTATCACCCTCGATGCCCACGCGCTTTCGAATAGAAAGATCGTGCTGACCTACGAACCCGAATCGAGCGAAGATCATGAAATCATCAATGCCTATGGAGGCCTGGACAATACCCCCTCCTATCTCGTCCGGCTGCGGCCGGTGCTGAAAGTCGAGGATGAGCGGCTGATCGTCGGCAGGGACGGCCTGCCGATGGGCGCTGACTACGATCTTACGATCGAGCTGGTGTCGCCGAACGGCGTGGAGCGGATTGCCAATACCTACATAGCGGGTAACCTCTCGGTCATCGGGTTCGTAGCGCAGAAGGCAGTGGCGCCGGCTGAAATGGCTGCCGAGGAGAAAAATGCGGAGCGCCTCATGTACGAAGAGGCGCTGCGGTACATCGACCGCTGGAACCAATCGGAGGACGAGCTCGCCTCGCTGCTGCACCTCGTGCTGGCGAGGCCGGCGCCGACCGTCGCGGTCGTCGGAGGTGTGGTCGATGTTACCTACCTGCTCGATACGCCGCACGGATTCGAGTGGAAGGGCGTCTCGATCGACGCGGCGCTCCGCGCCGCATCTCCGCTTGCCCGCCGGCTCCTGCGAGATCGCGATGCTCGACACCGGCTGTTTATGCAACTCTCCGCGCTCCAGGGATCGGCGCTCGAACATAGCATCTTCCAAGACGACTTCCAGGTCGAGTCGATATCGACCGCGAAACTTTTCGGCATAGCGCAGGACACGCAGCCCTCGGCGCCGCTCATAACCATCACTTCGACAAATATCGCTGCGGTACTGCCGACGTTCCCCTTTGACGAAAACATAAAAGATGATATCAGGAACGCCGTCAATCAGCGCCTCGTCGTGCACATTCCTCAATCAGCGCTCGTGTATGAGGACTGGTCCGGGACCGGATACATCAAAGAGAACCCCGAGACGGGCGAAGCAGGATACATGCTCAGCGGCATGCTCGCGGGCGGCATGACCGCATGGGGACTGGATAGGTGGCCCGAGTATTATGCCGAGCGGCTCAGTAATCCCTACTCGGAGCCGGCGAGCTACGATCCGTATTCGGCATATTACATTCAGAAAATAACCGAGACCGACCTGCAGAAAGGAACGGTCGGTGAACCGCTCTCGACTGATCTGCAGGTGGTGGTCTTCACCAAGAAGATGCAGCCTTTGAAAGGGGTCGATGTCATTTTCACTGTCAAGGCTGGCGGCGGGAAGTTCAGTAACGGCCTGACCACCATGATAGTGAAGACGGACTACAGGGGAGTAGCTTCTGCTCAGTTGACCCTCGGTGAGAAGACTTCTGCAAACCCTACGTACTGGCGCGAGCCGGGGAATATCTACAGTCAGCAGATAGGAGAGAATATCGTCAGCGCTGCGGTGCTCTCTTCAGGAACCCCTATAGAGAAGCCTTTTACCGCCTATGCATTTCCGAAAAAGCCCTATACATTGAAATCGGCGCATGGTGACGGTGTGGCGGGTTACATCCTTACGTTCTCCGGATTTGTAGCAACCTCCGTTGAGGATGCGTATGGAAACCCGGTAGCGAATATCCCTGTGCAGTTCGAGATGCTTTCGGCCCTCGATCAATCCGGATGTGACAACCCTAATCAGGATACGAGGCAGGGGGTATTGGTGGAAACAGGCGACCCTTGCATAGAGAGTGCGCCGACAATAGGCCAATGCGCTACCCAAAACTCAGCTATCGAAGAGGTGACGGACAGCACCGGGAGCGCTGCGGTACAGGTAATCCTGGGAGCAATTCCCGGCGCGCACTATCCGATCAGAGCGACGTATGGAGCACAGAGCAGGACATTCACTCACACTACGTACAACTTCGGCAACTGCTGGGGGACTGCCGATCCCTCGTCGGCACTCCTCGTCCAGTACGTCTATCCTGCCGATCAGTACGGCAATAACATCGATGCCGCAAAAGTGGGGACCGAGATACCTGTAATGGCAAAGATCAACTTCATCAATGAGAACGAGACCACGAAAGAGATACTCGTTAGATGCGGGGAGGACGTATTTGTCTGCAATAAAATCGTCGGCAGCAGGACCTATGACACAGTGACGGAGTTCACTGCGGCTTCGGTGACCTTCAGCGGACAACCGGGAGCGCCGGCAGGAGGCGGGGTATACAAGGGGACCTATACGCTTGCTCCCGGCAAGAACGAGATCGTTATAGACGCGAGCGCTGCCATAGAGGTCACCAGAACGCTTGTATGCCCGAGCTGCAAGGAGGCGACACTGCTCAATACCCAGAGCAGCAGTATTACCATGGAAGTCTATGGGGTGGATATGCAGGTCGATCCTTTACCCACTATTCTCACCGACGAAAGCGGGCATACGCAAAGAGATATTACCATAGACTACACCGTAAGTCCGGCGGACTACCAGGCATTAGCCGCTTTCGTGATTATTTCAAAGGATGGAGACCCGACAGCCTTTATTCCTATGAAAACAGCCTGGGGTGATACCGGAGGAAAAGACACCGCAACGCTCTCAAAGGGGTTCTGGTTTGACGCAAACAGCACGTATGAGGTGGAAGTTGTTCTCAATCCGGGGACGGGAGTCGAAATCAGGAGTGAAAAGAGGAAGATATCCGTTGCTGAAGTAACGGTATCGGACGATACCGGCAAGACCATCAAGCCTAAAGATGGAGATGAGGTAAGGTTTGGAGACGGCAATAGGGCTGCAAAGAGATATTACCTGGACCTGAAGTCAGCAGTTCTTGCAGAGTCCTGCGATAAGCTCACCGGCAGGATACGAGTAGTGGATAAGAACGGAGAAATAATCGCCGCTCCCGGGCCTGATTACTCTCCAAGTGAGTACGAGCTTGATTTTTCCTTATCAGACGGTAAGTGCATAGTAAAGGTGAAGGATGCAGGTGAGGCAAAGCAAAGATTTATCATATCCAATCTGCCGAAGGCTGCGCTCGTAGATAGACCGGCAGATTTCACCGATATTGCCGTCTTGTATGGAGGCATAGGCAATAAGCTCGAGATAGAGATAGAGGGAGCCAGAAGAGGGATTCCGATAGAACCGGTGGGCGTGATCGTGATCGGTGTAGACGGGCTGAGACAGGATGTGCTGTATCCGCCGGACCGGCAGGACGTGAACGACCCTTATGGCAACTACTATGTAGACCCTGCCGGTCTGCCCGGACTCGGACAATTGCTCGTAGGCAGTCCGCAGGACCCTGCAACCCAGCAGTACATTATGCTGCCGAAGGTGACGGCGATATTCCCCTCGATCACGCTTGCAAGCTGGGCCTCGATATTCACCGGGAAGATGCCCAGGGAGACGGGGATACTCGGCAATGAGTTCTTTGCGAGAGATTTAAACTTCAGTGTGCCTCAAAGGTTCAACAATCCTGCAGGAATCGTTTCGTTTGACGGCGGAGCGTTCAGAGGGTACAGCAGTATCCTCCCGTTCTCGTCTGATTTTTTTATCCCGTATCAGAGCGACTGGCGCGTATCGGCATCTGCCAGCGGCACACCGCAAAACGATGTGAATATTCTGAAACCCAAAACGCTCTTCGAGAGTATAAATGAAATACCGGAAGTGAGGAAATATTTCAGCGACAAAGGGGGTGACCCGGTCGTCGTCGCAAGTTCCCATTATGCAAGGGGAGCGCACTGGCTTACATGGGATATAGAATTTCGATTGGGGGAATCGGAGCTCCTGGATCAGGCGAGCTGGGATAAGCTCGACGACTATTTGACGGGAAAGTATAGGGATGGAGTATTTGGACTACTGGGGAGAAACAAGGTCCCGTTTTCAGCGCTTACCGTCTGGTATATCCCGGGGCTGGACCATAAGGCGCATTTCTTCGGCCTGGATGGATACAGGAGTTATTTCATAAGCAACACGGATATGTACATCAAGAAGATGGTGGCAAGGCTCAAGGAGCTGGATGAATTTGACAACAAGATATTCATCATCGTCGCGGACCATGGGCATACGGCAATGCCGACTAATATGACCTATAGAGATAGAAACTGGCTGGGAGTTACAGTGGTTAAACCGGCAGAGATATCCTGTAAGCTGAAGCTAAATTTGGCCGATCCATTAAATCCTGAGGATTATACGAGTGCTCAAAAAGCTGAACTTGCCAATAATAATCTCCATATATGGGAGTTGGCGGAGATGTTGAAATCTATTGGTGAGCTTGGATTAGCACCGTATAAGGTTTTAGCACCAAAAGAGATAGCGGACTTATATAAGGTAAAAGATAGAGTAACAGGCAAAGTAATCAAGCTCCCATATGGAGCAGCGGAGAGAAGTGATGAGGCTGACTTAATCGTAGGACTGAATGGTCCGATGGCCCATGTGTATGTGACCAATAAGAGCAAATTGGGTAATATTGCAGAATTATTAAGACTTGCGTTATCAGGGCACTATCCAGCAGAAGCTTTAAAATGGTGGGATATGGATGGTCTTGATTACTTGGATTTAAAAGAGACTGCGGTAGGGAGATTGAAAGCCTCAAGCGACAAAATACTTGTCCGTGTCTCAGGCGATTACTGCGTTTTTGGTGGAGTAAACGATGATGGCAGCCCTAAATGCGCCAGTGTCGATCCATTTGTTTCTTCAGAATATGTAAATGCATGGGAAAGGACAAATGGGATGAATCATACACAAAGGAGTGGAGATATAGTTCTCGTAATGAAAGATGATATGGGTGACATCAATCAACGCTATACTACCGGAGTGGCCTGTAAATCCTGGCATGGAAGTTTGAATCGTAGTGATTCTTATGTGCCATTCATATTCGCATATCCAGGAGGGAGTAAATTAGAGATAGATAAAATTTTACAGAAAGATACCTTATGCAGGACTGGGTATAGTAACTGCAAAGGCAATTGGAATCTGACTGACATAGTCAATGAGACAATTTCTGCACAGTACCAACAGGAGGATTGA